The proteins below come from a single Serratia ficaria genomic window:
- a CDS encoding ABC transporter substrate-binding protein has translation MPLKHPTAGLLLASAGLLSAGSALAAADSLVYCTVASPESFNPQLSTSGPTFIATSQVLYNRLVTLRESDKTPAPSLATEWAISPDGKTYTFTLRKGVKFNSNKYFTPTRDFNAEDVVFTVMRQKDANHPYHKVSGGNYEYFTDMGLDKLITKVEAVDDNHVRFTLSQPNAAFLADWSMDFASILSAEYADAMLKKGTPEYVDNWPIGTGPFALQQYKQDSLIRYVANPHYWQGEVASKHLIFSITPDPQTRLAKLKTNECQIIPAPLPEQFDAIKADKNLQLHNITGLNVGYLAFNTQKKPFDNLLVRQALSYAVDKKAIVAAVFKDSGTPAYSVLPPGMLGYNEKLPEYAYDPQKARELLKQAGLEQGFETDIWSMPVQRPYNPNSRRIAEMIQSDWAKVGVKAKIVTWEWGQYLAGLRKGEQQSALYGWVSDNGDPDNFATLLGCAGVQSGANVARWCDQGYDRLIQQAIQVSKPEERAKLYRQAQTIFAKQVPWLPLATGKVFYATRGNLSGYVVDVNGSDFAKAKLN, from the coding sequence ATGCCATTAAAACACCCTACCGCCGGTTTGCTGCTAGCGAGCGCCGGCCTGCTGAGCGCCGGCAGCGCGCTGGCCGCCGCCGATTCCCTGGTGTACTGCACCGTGGCGTCGCCGGAATCATTCAACCCGCAGCTTTCCACCTCCGGGCCGACCTTTATCGCTACCTCACAGGTGCTGTACAACCGCCTGGTGACGCTGCGCGAAAGCGATAAAACCCCGGCGCCTTCGCTGGCCACCGAGTGGGCCATCAGCCCGGACGGCAAAACCTACACCTTTACGCTGCGCAAGGGCGTAAAATTCAACAGCAACAAATACTTCACCCCGACGCGCGACTTCAACGCCGAGGACGTGGTGTTCACCGTGATGCGCCAGAAGGACGCCAATCATCCGTATCACAAGGTGTCCGGCGGCAACTACGAGTACTTCACCGACATGGGGCTGGACAAGCTGATCACCAAGGTGGAAGCGGTGGACGACAACCACGTGCGCTTTACCCTGAGCCAGCCCAACGCCGCCTTTCTGGCCGACTGGAGCATGGATTTCGCCTCGATCCTGTCCGCGGAGTACGCCGACGCGATGCTGAAAAAAGGCACGCCGGAATACGTCGACAACTGGCCGATCGGCACCGGTCCGTTCGCCCTGCAGCAATACAAGCAGGACTCGCTGATCCGCTATGTGGCCAACCCGCACTACTGGCAGGGCGAGGTGGCCAGCAAACACCTGATCTTCTCCATCACCCCGGACCCGCAAACCCGGCTGGCCAAGCTGAAAACCAACGAATGCCAGATTATCCCGGCCCCGCTGCCGGAGCAGTTTGACGCCATCAAGGCCGATAAAAACCTGCAGTTGCATAACATTACCGGCCTTAACGTCGGCTATCTGGCGTTCAACACCCAGAAAAAGCCGTTCGATAACCTGCTGGTGCGCCAGGCGCTGAGCTATGCGGTGGATAAAAAGGCGATCGTCGCCGCGGTATTCAAAGACAGCGGCACCCCGGCCTATTCGGTGCTGCCGCCGGGCATGCTGGGCTACAACGAGAAGCTGCCGGAATACGCCTACGATCCGCAAAAGGCGCGCGAGCTGCTGAAGCAGGCCGGGCTGGAACAAGGCTTTGAGACCGACATCTGGTCAATGCCGGTGCAGCGCCCTTACAACCCCAACTCGCGGCGCATCGCCGAGATGATCCAGAGCGATTGGGCCAAGGTGGGCGTGAAGGCCAAGATTGTCACCTGGGAATGGGGCCAGTATCTGGCCGGGCTGCGCAAAGGCGAGCAGCAGAGCGCACTGTACGGCTGGGTGTCGGATAACGGCGACCCCGACAACTTCGCCACCCTGCTCGGCTGCGCCGGCGTGCAAAGCGGCGCCAACGTCGCGCGCTGGTGCGACCAGGGCTACGATCGGCTGATCCAGCAGGCGATCCAGGTCAGCAAGCCCGAAGAACGCGCCAAGCTTTACCGGCAGGCGCAGACGATCTTCGCCAAACAGGTGCCCTGGCTGCCGCTGGCGACCGGCAAGGTGTTCTACGCCACCCGCGGCAACCTCAGCGGCTACGTGGTTGACGTGAACGGCAGCGATTTCGCCAAGGCCAAGCTGAACTAG
- a CDS encoding flavin reductase family protein, with the protein MTYFRPVALEHASRLLNHGPTVLITSRSRDGARRNLMAAAWSMPVEFSPPRIAIVVDKGAHSRLMIEESGAFGICVPAAMFIDTTYAVGSVSGAEEDKFSRFSITAVPSATLNVPLIEQGCVAWLECRLLPESGAQEKYDTCFGEVLSAAADERVFQNGRWNFADANASLHTIHHLGAGNFIRSGDTLRAKAP; encoded by the coding sequence ATGACTTATTTTCGTCCCGTCGCGCTCGAACACGCCAGCCGCCTGCTCAATCATGGTCCGACGGTGCTGATCACCAGCCGCAGCCGCGATGGCGCCAGGCGCAACCTAATGGCGGCGGCCTGGTCGATGCCGGTGGAATTCAGCCCGCCGCGCATCGCCATCGTGGTCGACAAGGGGGCGCATTCCCGGCTGATGATCGAAGAAAGCGGGGCGTTCGGCATCTGCGTGCCGGCGGCGATGTTTATCGACACCACCTATGCGGTCGGCAGCGTTTCCGGGGCGGAGGAGGACAAGTTTTCCCGCTTCAGCATCACCGCAGTCCCCAGCGCCACCTTGAATGTACCGCTGATCGAGCAAGGGTGCGTGGCCTGGCTGGAGTGCCGGCTGCTGCCGGAGAGCGGGGCGCAGGAAAAATACGACACCTGCTTTGGCGAGGTGCTGAGTGCGGCGGCGGATGAGCGGGTGTTCCAGAATGGCCGGTGGAATTTCGCCGACGCCAATGCGAGCCTGCACACCATTCATCATTTGGGCGCCGGCAATTTTATTCGCAGCGGCGACACCCTGCGGGCCAAAGCGCCGTAA
- a CDS encoding ankyrin repeat domain-containing protein produces the protein MKKLILIITMVLSTLIMQGCEQGMDLQPQDYFEGQQLEMAKAIYDGDKKQLDRMLPSANNDVLNRPAKAEITLLFWAINNAIYDKNTPERLQIITDLVKAGADPLQPRQEGRSSPAEFVIKADKGVWIQAMLDGGLSPDARDRINNQPIIFKSFQSVNTETLKALIAYKADVNIKGAMNRTPLINALYNSSTDHIKVLLANGANPLTKDDFNDSFLSLISAEISKGDKNNEYIKKLIKIKAGIKQQ, from the coding sequence ATGAAAAAGCTCATTCTCATTATTACTATGGTGCTGTCTACGCTCATCATGCAGGGATGCGAACAAGGTATGGATCTACAGCCGCAAGATTATTTTGAGGGCCAACAGCTGGAAATGGCCAAAGCCATTTATGATGGTGACAAAAAGCAGTTGGACAGGATGCTGCCATCAGCAAACAACGATGTGTTAAATCGCCCGGCCAAGGCAGAAATTACCCTGTTGTTCTGGGCGATAAATAATGCCATCTATGACAAGAATACGCCGGAAAGGCTTCAGATTATCACCGACCTGGTAAAGGCGGGGGCCGATCCATTACAGCCAAGGCAGGAAGGAAGAAGTAGCCCTGCTGAATTTGTTATAAAAGCTGACAAAGGCGTCTGGATACAGGCCATGCTGGATGGGGGACTTTCTCCTGACGCAAGAGACAGAATAAACAATCAACCAATAATTTTCAAAAGTTTTCAATCAGTTAACACCGAAACATTAAAAGCGTTGATAGCCTATAAAGCAGACGTCAATATCAAAGGTGCAATGAATAGAACCCCATTAATAAATGCATTGTATAATAGCAGCACAGATCACATTAAGGTTTTATTGGCTAACGGGGCGAACCCATTAACCAAAGATGATTTTAATGACAGTTTCCTCTCCTTGATTTCCGCGGAAATATCGAAAGGAGATAAAAACAACGAGTACATCAAGAAGCTAATTAAAATTAAAGCAGGCATCAAGCAGCAATAA
- a CDS encoding phospholipase, translated as MKLTYLTFEHTAPESFPWILGPAEARYALERNYLFGGAAGMSICSRHHITRNTQSGIGITDYREDAAMKRQVLDDINCGRLLAIDERLGAWSPTKNAFYVNTEGRLQRYPGSQLPALYPTERVIARYEDMVRRYGYRAKPTVLPAGQNTTRNTPLQQAIATAAAAVAATAKAIRPMTKAERWQERQYLIGRGNRSIYPDARMAAQRLAENNVAVEKAKLAGNIYQTTNPLERSPDIPEGWKDISNNDGALSKLGLSKDMLYDDENTPGFLARVYQPDENIFGKAMNPTVVFRGSRAPEFPEGIRSAAQKALLKGDLSGVNNLDDWANNGAQGAGFNSGYYKKAVDIGKAVKGDVDISGHSLGGGMASAASIASGKPAWTFNAAGLNAGTVEKYGGSIIGSTDNIQAYRVKGELLTKLQEVDWWEDAKDVNFYPPAVVAKEQLSMLAPDAAGIKHTLSGGTGSLLDKHGIDQAIRCIEDEKDDDIATIKGRI; from the coding sequence ATGAAACTGACCTACCTCACCTTTGAACACACAGCGCCGGAGAGTTTTCCCTGGATACTTGGCCCCGCGGAAGCTCGTTACGCGTTGGAACGCAACTACCTGTTCGGCGGCGCGGCCGGTATGTCGATATGCAGCCGACATCACATCACCCGCAATACCCAGTCCGGTATTGGCATAACCGATTATCGTGAGGACGCGGCCATGAAACGCCAGGTGCTCGATGATATCAATTGCGGTAGATTGCTGGCAATCGATGAAAGGCTCGGGGCCTGGTCGCCGACGAAAAATGCATTTTACGTCAATACGGAAGGCCGGTTACAACGCTACCCGGGCAGCCAGCTTCCGGCCCTCTATCCCACCGAGCGCGTGATAGCCCGTTACGAAGACATGGTCAGACGCTATGGCTACCGAGCAAAACCGACCGTTCTGCCGGCGGGCCAGAATACGACCCGGAACACGCCACTACAGCAGGCAATAGCCACGGCAGCAGCAGCCGTCGCCGCCACGGCGAAAGCCATCCGCCCGATGACCAAGGCGGAACGTTGGCAAGAGCGCCAGTACCTGATAGGGCGGGGCAACCGCAGTATTTACCCGGATGCGCGCATGGCGGCACAACGATTGGCAGAAAATAACGTGGCGGTCGAGAAGGCGAAGCTGGCTGGGAATATTTACCAGACCACCAATCCGCTAGAGCGCTCTCCAGACATACCAGAAGGCTGGAAAGATATCAGTAATAATGATGGGGCGTTGAGCAAACTGGGCTTAAGCAAAGATATGCTTTATGACGATGAGAATACGCCAGGCTTTTTAGCTCGGGTCTATCAACCAGACGAAAATATCTTTGGCAAAGCGATGAATCCGACGGTGGTATTCAGAGGATCCCGGGCACCGGAGTTCCCGGAAGGAATAAGGAGCGCGGCCCAAAAAGCCTTATTAAAAGGTGACCTGTCAGGCGTTAACAATCTCGATGACTGGGCAAATAATGGCGCTCAGGGTGCAGGTTTTAACTCGGGGTATTACAAAAAAGCAGTCGATATCGGTAAAGCTGTTAAGGGTGATGTTGATATCTCCGGACATTCTCTAGGAGGAGGCATGGCCTCTGCGGCCTCTATCGCCAGCGGCAAACCGGCATGGACGTTTAATGCCGCGGGGCTGAATGCGGGGACGGTGGAAAAATATGGTGGCTCGATAATAGGAAGTACGGACAATATCCAAGCCTATCGCGTGAAAGGAGAGCTGCTGACTAAACTGCAGGAAGTTGATTGGTGGGAAGATGCCAAAGATGTCAACTTCTACCCGCCCGCCGTAGTCGCTAAAGAGCAGCTATCCATGCTGGCGCCCGACGCTGCGGGAATAAAACACACGCTTTCGGGCGGAACCGGCTCATTGCTGGACAAGCACGGTATAGATCAGGCGATAAGATGCATTGAAGATGAAAAAGACGATGATATCGCCACAATCAAGGGGAGAATATGA
- a CDS encoding winged helix-turn-helix transcriptional regulator: MAFPGDVYSSKCSARDALALISGKWVMLILPALAARPMRNGELLRRIEGISQKVLTQTLRQLERSGLIERLDFSERKAAHVEYRLTAVAHSLVDTLVALDKWAEHHFPELDAARERYDAEK; encoded by the coding sequence ATGGCGTTCCCCGGCGACGTGTATTCCAGCAAGTGTTCTGCGCGCGATGCGTTGGCGTTGATTTCCGGCAAGTGGGTCATGCTGATCTTGCCGGCGCTGGCCGCGCGCCCGATGCGCAACGGCGAGTTGCTGAGGCGTATAGAGGGCATCTCGCAAAAGGTGCTGACGCAGACGCTGCGGCAGCTGGAGCGCAGCGGCCTGATTGAACGGCTGGACTTCAGCGAGCGAAAGGCGGCGCACGTCGAATATCGCCTGACCGCCGTCGCTCATTCGCTGGTAGATACGCTGGTGGCGCTGGATAAATGGGCCGAGCACCACTTTCCCGAGTTGGATGCCGCCCGTGAGCGCTACGATGCAGAAAAATAG
- a CDS encoding NAD(P)H-dependent oxidoreductase — MNVLIVLAHPEKQSFNAHLAAQARQVYRAQGHRVTTIDLYQEDFDPREAAGNYANRKDRDRFDPMQEQRHHWDNRALPAEVQRHIALLRQADRLILQFPFWWFGAPAIIKGWMDRVFVYGGLYDSRHRHENGVMRGKRALLTVTAGAAEQACAPDGRDGDMRLMLWPIMHALHYIGFGILEPFLVYGVRGGLAAGERQAQDRRLAQVVRDYRARLAEERSWPEVPFNRNEDFTAELALRPGAPEYSPFVRHR; from the coding sequence ATGAACGTTCTGATTGTACTGGCTCATCCCGAAAAGCAGTCCTTCAATGCGCACCTGGCGGCCCAGGCGCGGCAGGTTTATCGGGCGCAGGGGCACCGGGTGACGACGATCGATCTCTATCAGGAAGACTTCGACCCGCGTGAAGCGGCGGGCAACTACGCCAACAGAAAGGACCGGGACAGGTTCGATCCGATGCAGGAGCAGCGCCACCACTGGGATAACCGGGCCTTGCCGGCCGAGGTTCAGCGCCATATCGCGTTGTTGCGGCAGGCCGATCGGCTGATCCTGCAGTTCCCGTTTTGGTGGTTCGGCGCGCCGGCCATCATTAAGGGCTGGATGGATCGGGTGTTCGTTTACGGCGGGTTGTACGACAGCCGGCATCGGCATGAAAATGGCGTGATGCGCGGCAAACGGGCGCTGCTGACCGTTACCGCCGGCGCCGCCGAGCAAGCCTGCGCACCCGACGGGCGAGATGGCGATATGCGGCTGATGCTGTGGCCGATCATGCACGCTTTGCATTATATCGGCTTCGGCATCCTCGAGCCTTTTCTGGTTTACGGGGTGCGCGGCGGGCTGGCCGCCGGGGAGCGGCAGGCGCAAGACCGCCGGCTGGCGCAGGTGGTGCGAGACTATCGGGCAAGACTGGCCGAGGAACGCAGCTGGCCGGAGGTGCCGTTCAACCGCAACGAGGATTTTACCGCCGAGCTGGCGCTGCGGCCCGGCGCACCGGAATACAGCCCGTTTGTCCGCCACCGGTAA
- a CDS encoding Exc2 family lipoprotein — protein MRILKSAMLLPLLALGACANHAGSAEQHARHYVYQTRDDFDPQFRTDVNSSIKNAIPMFEQFYQLGKKDRAAGVARGEAQKKADYLASPEFQQGMERKSVFINHTYSSTANAKYKQVLSQEAVGAFWDGYEGR, from the coding sequence ATGAGAATATTGAAAAGCGCCATGTTGCTTCCCTTGCTGGCGCTCGGCGCCTGCGCCAACCACGCCGGCAGCGCGGAGCAACACGCCAGGCACTACGTTTACCAGACCCGCGACGATTTCGATCCGCAGTTCCGCACCGATGTTAACAGCAGCATCAAAAACGCCATTCCGATGTTCGAGCAATTCTACCAGCTGGGCAAAAAAGACCGGGCTGCGGGCGTGGCCCGCGGTGAAGCCCAGAAAAAAGCCGATTATCTGGCCAGCCCTGAATTCCAGCAGGGGATGGAGCGGAAGAGCGTATTTATCAACCATACCTACAGCAGCACCGCCAATGCCAAATACAAGCAGGTATTGTCGCAGGAAGCGGTGGGCGCTTTCTGGGACGGCTACGAAGGGCGTTGA
- a CDS encoding DsbA family protein, translating into MLKPSIAVALLMLLLPAAQAADYRAGEQYTRLDKPVAAAPAVVEFFSFYCGPCYQFAETYRVGSTVSQALPAGTKLAKYHVGLMGKLGHELTEAWAVAMTLGIEDQIEGPLFEAVQKKRAINGVEDIQRVFAAAGVDAATYENARHSLLVKGLVAKQNEAVKALDVRATPSFYVAGKYKIDNAGMASTRVDGYAKEYAAVVRYLLDTQP; encoded by the coding sequence ATGTTGAAGCCTTCGATTGCCGTTGCGTTACTGATGTTGTTGTTGCCCGCCGCTCAGGCGGCGGATTACCGTGCGGGTGAACAGTATACCCGGCTGGACAAGCCGGTGGCCGCCGCGCCCGCGGTGGTGGAGTTTTTCTCTTTCTACTGCGGCCCCTGCTATCAGTTTGCCGAAACCTACCGCGTGGGCAGCACCGTCAGCCAGGCGTTGCCCGCCGGCACCAAGCTGGCCAAGTATCACGTCGGCCTGATGGGCAAGTTGGGCCATGAACTGACCGAAGCCTGGGCGGTGGCGATGACGCTGGGCATCGAAGACCAGATCGAAGGCCCGCTGTTCGAAGCGGTGCAGAAGAAGCGCGCCATCAACGGCGTGGAAGATATTCAGCGGGTGTTCGCCGCGGCGGGCGTGGATGCCGCCACCTACGAAAATGCCCGCCACAGCCTGCTGGTGAAGGGGCTGGTCGCCAAACAAAACGAAGCGGTGAAGGCGCTGGACGTGCGCGCCACGCCGTCGTTCTACGTTGCCGGCAAGTACAAGATCGACAACGCCGGCATGGCCAGCACCCGCGTCGACGGCTATGCCAAAGAGTATGCCGCGGTGGTGCGCTACCTGCTGGATACGCAGCCTTAA
- the feaR gene encoding transcriptional regulator FeaR produces the protein MMVSTQLRDAGFEEWLGKINTACGRFCAKTLGPGFSGAMQEFRAHALRLSVVDVAQARLYRTPREIARSDGGHFFTVFQLRGTALMEQGGRQAVLSAGDATLIDASQPSSFTFQRDSRQISLLLPRSCLPLPPPCARRLGAENGAVRLSRQLVLGSMQDPQIDGAESEAILNALAALLQPALAGAQARPAGRQPVFNQALALIDRHIQSAQLRPEWVAMELGVSLRSLYRLFARQGLVVAQYIKNRRLDLCAQALRSADGQEKLAGIGYDWGFTDHSHFSTAFKQRFGVTPSEYRRQYR, from the coding sequence ATGATGGTGTCGACGCAGCTCAGGGACGCCGGCTTTGAAGAATGGCTGGGTAAAATCAACACCGCCTGCGGCAGGTTTTGCGCCAAAACGCTGGGGCCGGGCTTCAGCGGCGCCATGCAGGAATTCCGCGCCCATGCGCTGCGCCTGAGCGTGGTTGACGTGGCCCAGGCCCGGTTGTACCGCACCCCGCGCGAGATAGCCCGCAGCGACGGCGGGCACTTCTTTACCGTTTTCCAACTGCGCGGCACCGCGTTGATGGAACAGGGCGGGCGGCAGGCGGTGCTTTCCGCCGGCGACGCCACGCTGATCGACGCCTCGCAGCCCAGCAGTTTCACCTTTCAGCGCGATTCGCGCCAAATTTCGCTGTTGTTGCCGCGCAGCTGCCTGCCGTTGCCGCCGCCCTGCGCGCGCAGGCTGGGGGCGGAAAACGGCGCGGTGCGGCTCAGCCGGCAGTTGGTGCTCGGCAGCATGCAGGACCCGCAGATCGACGGCGCGGAAAGCGAGGCGATATTGAACGCGCTGGCGGCGCTGCTGCAGCCGGCGCTGGCGGGCGCCCAGGCGCGTCCGGCGGGCCGGCAGCCGGTATTCAACCAGGCGCTGGCGTTGATCGACCGGCATATTCAATCGGCGCAGCTGCGGCCGGAATGGGTGGCGATGGAGCTTGGCGTCTCTTTACGCAGCCTGTATCGCCTGTTTGCCCGCCAGGGGCTGGTGGTGGCGCAGTACATCAAAAACCGTCGGCTGGACCTGTGCGCGCAGGCATTGCGCAGCGCCGACGGGCAGGAAAAATTGGCCGGCATCGGCTACGACTGGGGCTTTACCGATCACAGCCATTTTTCGACCGCCTTCAAACAGCGTTTCGGCGTTACCCCGAGCGAATACCGCAGGCAATACCGGTAA
- a CDS encoding aldehyde dehydrogenase family protein, translating into MPDNTLTVLDSVSRFLERQHGLYIDGQWRGSAADGRLAVYNPANGQQIASTADANEHDVALAVQSAHRAFSEGVWAQRLPAERERILLRYADLVEQHAEELAQLETLEQGKSINIARAFEVGSTLNWMRYTAGLATKITGQTLDVSIPMPPGAKYQVYTRKEPLGVVAGIVPWNFPLMIGMWKVMPALAAGCSIVIKPSETTPLTLLRMAELATEAGIPPGVFNVVTGRGTVCGKALTQHPLIAKVSFTGSTPVGKSIARAAADRLTRVTLELGGKNPAIVLKDADPQQVVEGLMLGSFLNQGQVCAASSRIYIEAPIYDQLVAGFEQAVKSLSVGPGMDAGAQINPLVSRDHRNKVAAYLDDARAKNAELIVGSAGPDANGFYIPPTLVINPDDRLDLTREEVFGPVVNLIRVADAEEALSKANDTDYGLTASLWTTSLQKAMAMTPRIQAGTVWVNTHTLIDANMPFGGFKQSGSGRDFGPDWLDAYTETKSVCIRY; encoded by the coding sequence ATGCCTGACAATACCCTGACCGTGCTGGATAGCGTGTCGCGTTTTCTCGAACGTCAGCATGGCCTTTATATCGACGGCCAATGGCGCGGCTCCGCCGCCGATGGCCGACTGGCGGTGTATAACCCGGCCAACGGGCAGCAGATCGCCTCCACCGCCGACGCCAACGAGCACGACGTCGCCCTGGCGGTACAATCCGCCCACCGGGCGTTCAGCGAAGGCGTGTGGGCGCAGCGTCTGCCGGCCGAGCGCGAGCGCATTTTGCTACGTTACGCCGATCTGGTCGAGCAGCATGCCGAAGAGCTGGCGCAGCTGGAAACGCTGGAACAGGGCAAATCGATCAACATCGCCCGCGCGTTTGAGGTCGGCAGCACGCTGAACTGGATGCGTTACACCGCCGGCCTCGCCACCAAAATCACCGGCCAGACGCTGGACGTGTCGATTCCGATGCCGCCGGGCGCCAAATATCAGGTTTATACCCGCAAAGAGCCGCTCGGCGTGGTCGCCGGCATAGTGCCATGGAACTTCCCGCTGATGATCGGCATGTGGAAAGTGATGCCGGCGCTGGCGGCGGGCTGTTCGATCGTCATCAAGCCTTCGGAAACCACCCCGCTGACCCTGCTGCGCATGGCCGAACTGGCGACCGAAGCCGGTATTCCGCCCGGGGTGTTCAACGTCGTCACCGGCAGAGGCACGGTTTGCGGCAAGGCGCTGACCCAGCACCCGCTGATCGCCAAGGTCAGCTTCACCGGCTCGACGCCGGTAGGCAAAAGCATCGCGCGCGCCGCAGCCGACCGCCTGACCCGGGTAACCCTGGAGCTGGGCGGCAAAAACCCGGCCATCGTGCTGAAAGACGCCGATCCGCAGCAGGTGGTGGAAGGCCTGATGTTGGGCAGCTTCCTCAACCAGGGCCAGGTGTGCGCCGCCAGCTCGCGGATTTACATCGAAGCGCCGATATACGACCAACTGGTCGCCGGCTTCGAGCAGGCGGTAAAATCACTGTCGGTCGGGCCGGGGATGGACGCCGGCGCGCAGATTAACCCGCTGGTGTCGCGCGACCACCGCAATAAGGTGGCGGCCTACCTGGACGACGCCCGGGCGAAAAATGCCGAGCTGATCGTCGGTTCCGCCGGCCCGGACGCCAACGGTTTTTATATTCCGCCGACGCTGGTGATCAACCCGGACGACCGGCTTGACCTGACGCGTGAGGAGGTGTTTGGCCCGGTGGTCAACCTGATCCGCGTGGCGGACGCCGAAGAGGCGCTGAGCAAGGCCAACGATACCGACTATGGGCTGACCGCCAGCCTGTGGACCACCAGCCTGCAGAAGGCGATGGCCATGACGCCGCGCATTCAGGCCGGCACGGTATGGGTCAACACCCATACGCTGATCGACGCCAACATGCCGTTCGGCGGCTTCAAGCAGTCGGGCAGCGGCCGCGATTTCGGCCCGGACTGGCTGGACGCCTATACCGAAACCAAATCGGTGTGCATTCGTTACTGA
- the leuE gene encoding leucine efflux protein LeuE: MLESFGVLNLWTYLAGVVFIIILPGPNTLYVLKTGVSRGVRAGYTAALGVFIGDAVLIFCAYIGVASLIRTTPFLFTLVRFLGAIYLLFLGAKILYATFIQKAATQQQQIEGGHSILRKSLTLSLTNPKAILFYVSFFVQFIDFNYAHTGLSFTILALILESVSFVYMTTLIFSGAMLAHFFNHKKGLAKLGNGLIGLLFLGFATRLATLSS, translated from the coding sequence GTGTTAGAGAGTTTTGGCGTCCTGAATCTTTGGACCTATTTAGCCGGAGTGGTTTTCATCATCATCCTGCCGGGGCCGAATACGCTGTACGTGCTGAAAACCGGCGTGTCGCGCGGCGTGCGCGCCGGCTACACCGCCGCGCTGGGGGTGTTTATCGGCGATGCCGTGCTGATCTTCTGCGCCTATATCGGCGTGGCCTCGCTGATCCGCACTACGCCGTTCCTGTTTACCCTGGTGCGTTTCCTCGGCGCAATCTACCTGCTGTTCCTCGGCGCAAAAATCCTCTACGCCACCTTTATCCAAAAGGCGGCGACGCAACAGCAGCAGATTGAAGGCGGCCACAGCATCCTGCGCAAATCGCTGACGCTGAGCCTGACCAATCCGAAGGCCATCCTGTTCTATGTGTCGTTCTTCGTGCAGTTTATCGACTTCAACTATGCGCATACCGGCCTGTCGTTCACCATCCTGGCGCTGATCCTCGAGTCCGTCAGCTTCGTCTACATGACCACGCTGATCTTCTCCGGCGCGATGCTGGCGCACTTCTTCAACCACAAGAAAGGCCTGGCGAAACTCGGCAACGGCCTGATTGGCCTGCTGTTCCTCGGCTTCGCCACCCGCCTGGCGACCCTCAGCTCATAA
- the tehB gene encoding SAM-dependent methyltransferase TehB, giving the protein MDQLLCYKTLPEWDAATLPEAFRQRHNTQSGTWAKLTLLSGSLTFAMMTEDGATRETWQFSPASQPPFIEPQQWHRIVAFSDDMTCQLAFYCSPEDYYHKKYELTRTHSEVIEAAARIAPGKALDLGCGGGRNSLYLNLKGFDVTAWDKHAPSIERLNQIIDAERLSNLNAGVRDLNTQRFSGEYDFILSTVVLMFLDRRQIPTIVQNMQDSTRRGGHNLIVAAMDTPDYPCPLPFPFTFKPGELKNCYRDWEILKYNEEVGQLHKTDAAGNRISLRFATLLARKL; this is encoded by the coding sequence ATGGATCAGCTGCTTTGTTATAAAACCCTGCCCGAATGGGACGCCGCCACGCTGCCGGAGGCATTTCGCCAGCGGCATAACACCCAAAGCGGCACCTGGGCGAAGCTGACGCTGCTGAGCGGCAGCCTGACCTTCGCCATGATGACCGAAGACGGCGCCACCCGCGAAACCTGGCAATTCAGCCCGGCAAGCCAGCCGCCGTTTATCGAGCCGCAGCAGTGGCACCGCATCGTCGCGTTCTCGGACGACATGACCTGCCAACTGGCGTTCTACTGCTCGCCGGAAGATTACTACCATAAAAAATATGAGCTTACGCGCACCCACTCCGAGGTGATTGAGGCCGCAGCGCGCATCGCGCCGGGCAAAGCGCTGGATCTGGGCTGCGGCGGCGGGCGCAACTCGCTGTATCTGAACCTGAAAGGCTTCGACGTCACCGCCTGGGACAAGCACGCGCCGTCGATTGAACGCCTCAACCAGATTATCGACGCGGAACGGCTGTCGAACCTGAACGCCGGCGTGCGGGACCTCAATACCCAGCGTTTCAGCGGCGAGTACGACTTCATCCTCTCTACCGTGGTGCTGATGTTCCTCGATCGCCGGCAAATCCCGACTATCGTGCAAAACATGCAGGACAGCACCCGCCGCGGCGGCCATAACCTGATCGTCGCGGCGATGGACACGCCGGACTACCCTTGCCCGCTGCCGTTCCCCTTCACCTTCAAACCGGGAGAGCTGAAGAACTGTTATCGCGATTGGGAAATTCTCAAGTACAACGAGGAGGTGGGGCAGCTGCACAAGACCGACGCCGCCGGCAACCGCATCTCCCTGCGTTTCGCCACGCTGCTGGCGCGCAAGCTATAA